In Glandiceps talaboti chromosome 4, keGlaTala1.1, whole genome shotgun sequence, a single window of DNA contains:
- the LOC144434707 gene encoding kinesin heavy chain-like isoform X1 yields the protein MADPAECSIRVCCRVRPMNASELAAGGRPCVKVQDESAITIQGKVWVFDKIFKPNSTQEHVYNSCAKMIVKDVLEGYNGTIFAYGQTSSGKTHTMEGVLGDPDMQGIIPRIVQDIFNYIYTMDENLEFHIKVSYFEIYMDKIRDLLDVSKTNLSVHEDKNRVPYVKGASERFVSSPEEVMEVIDEGKANRHIAVTNMNEHSSRSHSIFLINVKQENIETQKKLSGKLYLVDLAGSEKVSKTGAEGTVLDEAKNINKSLSALGNVISALAEGTKTHIPYRDSKMTRILQESLGGNARTTIVICCSPAFYNETETKSTLNFGQRAKTIKNSVTVNVELTAEEWKKRYEKERDKNSKLRNQLQKLENELKRWRTGDTVPVDEQLNDNDEGLQDLIPENKPQVANAALSSDERTKFESERAKLYEQLDEKDLEIDSQSQLIEKLKQQMLDQEELIAATRRDYDSIQREMSRLQAENDSAKEEVKEVLQALEELAVNYDEKSKEVDDKKKENENLNEELNQKSTSLTSTEAELQQLKDTDAHQKKRVMEMLGSLMKDLGEIGTVVGGNAAEIKKPSLEISDKMDEEFTVARLYITKMKSEVKTLAQRCKTLETNTTTCNKKIEENETELASCRLLIQQHEARMKQLAETMKDVEGKKRTLEEAVDALNEKCAGLRAQEEVRSMAYEEKEKEHKGLQKSAEEVQAALEKQMETHREAHSKQLNSLRNEIQEKEDMIQNLKDEYQKLSLTHDNLQADFDKLKHDEGDKASKLQDLTLQLDRREQAKQDLKGLEETVAKELQTLHNLRKLFVQDLQSRVKKAIDGTANDDESGGSAAQKQKISFLENNLEQLTKVHKQLVRDNADLRCELPKLEKRLRATAERVKSLESALKDAKDSAMRDRKRYQHEVDRIKEAVRQRNMARRGHSAVIAKPIRPGQHPPMSGHHGGIRGGGGQVISPGDSTGIRGGSSYGVISQNQMNQMQNQRIINAAPHMDKSNQENGRDGHRSHRHSSNRSSASSSSLSSPSSSMTSLNFPDPLNTPRVVSGQTPIPVNPGYVQTTIDGWHTVPASHQKAAASANAPPSGDSNTRSSGTLNDLNSGENEQNERRKKLPNVASFPNTGKVTDADIAAMKARSKKGSSGGSRKLPVPGDGVPLMAKGSYQLPGLE from the exons GGTAAAGTATGGGTGTTTGACAAAATTTTCAAACCTAACTCAACGCAAGAACATGTCTATAACTCTTGTGCCAAAATGATTGTGAAAG ATGTACTGGAAGGCTACAATGGCACTATATTTGCATATGGACAGACATCCAGTGGTAAAACACATACCATGGAG GGAGTGTTGGGAGACCCTGACATGCAGGGTATCATACCACGTATTGTGCAAGATATATTTAATTACATCTACACGATGGATGAAAACCTAGAATTTCATATAAAG GTttcctattttgaaatttatatggATAAAATACGGGATCTTCTAGATG TTTCCAAGACAAATCTGTCAGTGCATGAAGACAAGAATAGGGTTCCATATGTCAAAGGTGCTTCAGAGAGATTTGTGTCAAGTCCTGAAGAGGTGATGGAGGTGATAGATGAAGGCAAAGCTAATAGACATATAGCAGTAACAA acATGAATGAGCATAGTTCACGAAGTCATAGTATCTTCCTAATTAATGTCAAACAAGAGAATATTGAAACACAGAAGAAACTCAGTGGTAAACTCTACCTGGTAGATTTAGCTGGTAGTGAAAAA GTTAGCAAAACTGGTGCTGAAGGAACAGTGTTAGATGAGGCTAAGAACATCAACAAATCACTATCAGCATTGGGTAATGTCATCTCAGCTTTGGCAGAAGGCACA AAAACTCACATCCCATACCGTGACAGTAAGATGACCAGAATTCTCCAAGAATCACTTGGAGGCAATGCCCGGACCACAATCGTCATTTGTTGCTCACCAGCTTTCTACAATGAAACAGAAACAAAATCTACTTTAAATTTTGGTCAGAG AGCCAAGACCATTAAGAACAGTGTGACTGTCAATGTTGAATTAACTGCTGAAGAGTGGAAGAAACGCTACGAGAAAGAACGCGACAAGAATTCCAAATTACGCAATCAATTACAGAAATTAGAGAATGAATTAAAGAGATGGCGAACTG GTGATACAGTTCCTGTTGATGAACAACTAAATGATAATGACGAGGGTCTACAAGACCTGATTCCAGAGAACAAACCACAAGTAGCCAACGCTGCACTGTCATCAGATGAAAGGACTAAATTTGAAAGTGAACGTGCTAAACTATATGAACAGTTGGATGAAAAG GACCTCGAAATTGACAGCCAGTCTCAGCTGATTGAGAAACTGAAGCAGCAGATGTTGGACCAGGAAGAACTGATTGCAGCCACCAGACGTGATTACGACAGTATCCAACGTGAGATGTCAAGGCTTCAGGCAGAGAATGACTCAGCCAAAGAGGAAGTTAAAGAAGTTCTACAAGCATTGGAGGAACTTGCTGTCAATTACGATGAAAAATCCAAGGAAGTAGAtgacaaaaagaaagaaaacgaAAATTTGAACGAAGAACTTAATCAGAAATCA ACCTCGCTAACCAGTACAGAAGCTGAGCTAcaacagttgaaagacactgatgCCCACCAGAAGAAACGTGTGATGGAGATGCTAGGAAGTCTGATGAAAGATCTTGGTGAGATTGGTACTGTCGTTGGTGGTAATGCAGCTGAAATCAAA AAGCCATCGCTGGAGATCAGTGATAAAATGGATGAAGAGTTCACTGTTGCCAGACTTTACATCACAAAGATGAAATCAGAAGTGAAGACTTTGGCACAACGCTGCAAGACATTGGAAACTAACACCACAACATGTAACAAGAAGATTGAAGAAAATGAAACAGAACTGGCTTCCTGTAGACTTCTCATTCAGcag CATGAAGCCAGGATGAAACAGCTGGCAGAAACCATGAAGGATGTTGAAGGGAAAAAGAGAACTTTGGAAGAAGCAGTTGATGCATTGAATGAAAAATGTGCTGGTTTGAGAGCACAAG AGGAAGTGAGATCAATGGCATATGAAGAGAAAGAGAAGGAACACAAAGGCTTACAGAAATCTGCTGAGGAAGTACAG GCTGCCCTGGAAAAACAAATGGAAACTCATCGGGAAGCTCACAGCAAACAACTGAATTCACTACGCAATGAGATCCAAGAAAAGGAAGATATGATCCAGAATCTTAAAGA TGAGTATCAAAAGTTGAGTCTGACCCATGATAACTTACAAGCAGACTTTGATAAGTTGAAACATGATGAAGGAGACAAAGCCTCCAAACTACAGGATTTGACTCTACAACTAGACAGACGTGAACAGGCCAAACAAGACCTGAAAGGCTTGGAGGAGACTGTG GCCAAAGAACTACAAACCTTGCACAATCTACGTAAATTATTTGTACAAGATCTACAGAGCAGAGTTAAGAAG GCAATTGATGGCACTGCCAATGATGATGAGAGTGGTGGGAGTGCAGCCCAAAAACAGAAGATCTCATTTCTTGAGAATAATCTAGAACAACTGACCAAGGTCCATAAGCAA TTGGTGCGTGACAATGCTGATCTTCGCTGTGAACTGCCAAAGTTGGAAAAACGTCTACGTGCTACAGCTGAGAGAGTCAAGTCTCTGGAGAGTGCTCTGAAAGATGCCAAGGACAGTGCTATGAGAGACAGGAAAAG ATACCAGCATGAAGTTGATAGAATCAAGGAAGCTGTCAGACAGAGAAATATGGCAAGGAGGGGACATTCTGCTGTAATTG CAAAGCCCATCAGACCTGGCCAGCATCCACCAATGTCTGGACATCATGGTGGTATCCGGGGAGGAGGGGGCCAAGTCATCAGTCCAGGAGACTCCACTGGAATTCGTGGCGGTAGTAGCTATGGTGTCATTAGCCAGAATCAAATGAACCAAATGCAGAACCAGCGTATCATCAATGCTGCCCCTCACATGGATAAGTC TAACCAAGAAAACGGGCGTGACGGGCATCGTAGCCATCGTCATTCCTCCAACCGATCTTCTGCCTCCTCCTCTTCACTATCATCTCCGTCATCATCCATGACTTCCCTGAACTTCCCCGATCCACTTAACACTCCCAGAGTGGTCTCTGGACAAACTCCCATTCCGGTCAATCCAGGTTACGTGCAAACCACCATAGACGGTTGGCACACGGTCCCTGCCAGTCATCAAAAGGCTGCGGCGTCGGCTAACGCTCCCCCCAGTGGTGATTCAAACAC GAGGAGTTCTGGTACCCTAAATGATCTGAACAGTGGTGAAAATGAACAGAATGAGAGACGAAAGAAACTGCCCAATGTAGCCTCATTTCCCAACACAG GCAAAGTGACTGATGCTGACATTGCAGCCATGAAAGCTCGTAGCAAGAAGGGTTCAAGTGGTGGCTCCAGGAAATTGCCAGTGCCAGGGGATGGTGTGCCACTCATGGCTAAAGGTAGTTATCAGTTGCCTGGCCTAGAGTAG
- the LOC144434707 gene encoding kinesin heavy chain-like isoform X2, translated as MADPAECSIRVCCRVRPMNASELAAGGRPCVKVQDESAITIQGKVWVFDKIFKPNSTQEHVYNSCAKMIVKDVLEGYNGTIFAYGQTSSGKTHTMEGVLGDPDMQGIIPRIVQDIFNYIYTMDENLEFHIKVSYFEIYMDKIRDLLDVSKTNLSVHEDKNRVPYVKGASERFVSSPEEVMEVIDEGKANRHIAVTNMNEHSSRSHSIFLINVKQENIETQKKLSGKLYLVDLAGSEKVSKTGAEGTVLDEAKNINKSLSALGNVISALAEGTKTHIPYRDSKMTRILQESLGGNARTTIVICCSPAFYNETETKSTLNFGQRAKTIKNSVTVNVELTAEEWKKRYEKERDKNSKLRNQLQKLENELKRWRTGDTVPVDEQLNDNDEGLQDLIPENKPQVANAALSSDERTKFESERAKLYEQLDEKDLEIDSQSQLIEKLKQQMLDQEELIAATRRDYDSIQREMSRLQAENDSAKEEVKEVLQALEELAVNYDEKSKEVDDKKKENENLNEELNQKSTSLTSTEAELQQLKDTDAHQKKRVMEMLGSLMKDLGEIGTVVGGNAAEIKKPSLEISDKMDEEFTVARLYITKMKSEVKTLAQRCKTLETNTTTCNKKIEENETELASCRLLIQQHEARMKQLAETMKDVEGKKRTLEEAVDALNEKCAGLRAQEEVRSMAYEEKEKEHKGLQKSAEEVQAALEKQMETHREAHSKQLNSLRNEIQEKEDMIQNLKDEYQKLSLTHDNLQADFDKLKHDEGDKASKLQDLTLQLDRREQAKQDLKGLEETVAKELQTLHNLRKLFVQDLQSRVKKAIDGTANDDESGGSAAQKQKISFLENNLEQLTKVHKQLVRDNADLRCELPKLEKRLRATAERVKSLESALKDAKDSAMRDRKRYQHEVDRIKEAVRQRNMARRGHSAVIAKPIRPGQHPPMSGHHGGIRGGGGQVISPGDSTGIRGGSSYGVISQNQMNQMQNQRIINAAPHMDKSNQENGRDGHRSHRHSSNRSSASSSSLSSPSSSMTSLNFPDPLNTPRVVSGQTPIPVNPGYVQTTIDGWHTVPASHQKAAASANAPPSGDSNTRSSGTLNDLNSGENEQNERRKKLPNVASFPNTGKVTDADIAAMKARSKKGSSGGSRKLPVPGDGVPLMAKAPEQEARS; from the exons GGTAAAGTATGGGTGTTTGACAAAATTTTCAAACCTAACTCAACGCAAGAACATGTCTATAACTCTTGTGCCAAAATGATTGTGAAAG ATGTACTGGAAGGCTACAATGGCACTATATTTGCATATGGACAGACATCCAGTGGTAAAACACATACCATGGAG GGAGTGTTGGGAGACCCTGACATGCAGGGTATCATACCACGTATTGTGCAAGATATATTTAATTACATCTACACGATGGATGAAAACCTAGAATTTCATATAAAG GTttcctattttgaaatttatatggATAAAATACGGGATCTTCTAGATG TTTCCAAGACAAATCTGTCAGTGCATGAAGACAAGAATAGGGTTCCATATGTCAAAGGTGCTTCAGAGAGATTTGTGTCAAGTCCTGAAGAGGTGATGGAGGTGATAGATGAAGGCAAAGCTAATAGACATATAGCAGTAACAA acATGAATGAGCATAGTTCACGAAGTCATAGTATCTTCCTAATTAATGTCAAACAAGAGAATATTGAAACACAGAAGAAACTCAGTGGTAAACTCTACCTGGTAGATTTAGCTGGTAGTGAAAAA GTTAGCAAAACTGGTGCTGAAGGAACAGTGTTAGATGAGGCTAAGAACATCAACAAATCACTATCAGCATTGGGTAATGTCATCTCAGCTTTGGCAGAAGGCACA AAAACTCACATCCCATACCGTGACAGTAAGATGACCAGAATTCTCCAAGAATCACTTGGAGGCAATGCCCGGACCACAATCGTCATTTGTTGCTCACCAGCTTTCTACAATGAAACAGAAACAAAATCTACTTTAAATTTTGGTCAGAG AGCCAAGACCATTAAGAACAGTGTGACTGTCAATGTTGAATTAACTGCTGAAGAGTGGAAGAAACGCTACGAGAAAGAACGCGACAAGAATTCCAAATTACGCAATCAATTACAGAAATTAGAGAATGAATTAAAGAGATGGCGAACTG GTGATACAGTTCCTGTTGATGAACAACTAAATGATAATGACGAGGGTCTACAAGACCTGATTCCAGAGAACAAACCACAAGTAGCCAACGCTGCACTGTCATCAGATGAAAGGACTAAATTTGAAAGTGAACGTGCTAAACTATATGAACAGTTGGATGAAAAG GACCTCGAAATTGACAGCCAGTCTCAGCTGATTGAGAAACTGAAGCAGCAGATGTTGGACCAGGAAGAACTGATTGCAGCCACCAGACGTGATTACGACAGTATCCAACGTGAGATGTCAAGGCTTCAGGCAGAGAATGACTCAGCCAAAGAGGAAGTTAAAGAAGTTCTACAAGCATTGGAGGAACTTGCTGTCAATTACGATGAAAAATCCAAGGAAGTAGAtgacaaaaagaaagaaaacgaAAATTTGAACGAAGAACTTAATCAGAAATCA ACCTCGCTAACCAGTACAGAAGCTGAGCTAcaacagttgaaagacactgatgCCCACCAGAAGAAACGTGTGATGGAGATGCTAGGAAGTCTGATGAAAGATCTTGGTGAGATTGGTACTGTCGTTGGTGGTAATGCAGCTGAAATCAAA AAGCCATCGCTGGAGATCAGTGATAAAATGGATGAAGAGTTCACTGTTGCCAGACTTTACATCACAAAGATGAAATCAGAAGTGAAGACTTTGGCACAACGCTGCAAGACATTGGAAACTAACACCACAACATGTAACAAGAAGATTGAAGAAAATGAAACAGAACTGGCTTCCTGTAGACTTCTCATTCAGcag CATGAAGCCAGGATGAAACAGCTGGCAGAAACCATGAAGGATGTTGAAGGGAAAAAGAGAACTTTGGAAGAAGCAGTTGATGCATTGAATGAAAAATGTGCTGGTTTGAGAGCACAAG AGGAAGTGAGATCAATGGCATATGAAGAGAAAGAGAAGGAACACAAAGGCTTACAGAAATCTGCTGAGGAAGTACAG GCTGCCCTGGAAAAACAAATGGAAACTCATCGGGAAGCTCACAGCAAACAACTGAATTCACTACGCAATGAGATCCAAGAAAAGGAAGATATGATCCAGAATCTTAAAGA TGAGTATCAAAAGTTGAGTCTGACCCATGATAACTTACAAGCAGACTTTGATAAGTTGAAACATGATGAAGGAGACAAAGCCTCCAAACTACAGGATTTGACTCTACAACTAGACAGACGTGAACAGGCCAAACAAGACCTGAAAGGCTTGGAGGAGACTGTG GCCAAAGAACTACAAACCTTGCACAATCTACGTAAATTATTTGTACAAGATCTACAGAGCAGAGTTAAGAAG GCAATTGATGGCACTGCCAATGATGATGAGAGTGGTGGGAGTGCAGCCCAAAAACAGAAGATCTCATTTCTTGAGAATAATCTAGAACAACTGACCAAGGTCCATAAGCAA TTGGTGCGTGACAATGCTGATCTTCGCTGTGAACTGCCAAAGTTGGAAAAACGTCTACGTGCTACAGCTGAGAGAGTCAAGTCTCTGGAGAGTGCTCTGAAAGATGCCAAGGACAGTGCTATGAGAGACAGGAAAAG ATACCAGCATGAAGTTGATAGAATCAAGGAAGCTGTCAGACAGAGAAATATGGCAAGGAGGGGACATTCTGCTGTAATTG CAAAGCCCATCAGACCTGGCCAGCATCCACCAATGTCTGGACATCATGGTGGTATCCGGGGAGGAGGGGGCCAAGTCATCAGTCCAGGAGACTCCACTGGAATTCGTGGCGGTAGTAGCTATGGTGTCATTAGCCAGAATCAAATGAACCAAATGCAGAACCAGCGTATCATCAATGCTGCCCCTCACATGGATAAGTC TAACCAAGAAAACGGGCGTGACGGGCATCGTAGCCATCGTCATTCCTCCAACCGATCTTCTGCCTCCTCCTCTTCACTATCATCTCCGTCATCATCCATGACTTCCCTGAACTTCCCCGATCCACTTAACACTCCCAGAGTGGTCTCTGGACAAACTCCCATTCCGGTCAATCCAGGTTACGTGCAAACCACCATAGACGGTTGGCACACGGTCCCTGCCAGTCATCAAAAGGCTGCGGCGTCGGCTAACGCTCCCCCCAGTGGTGATTCAAACAC GAGGAGTTCTGGTACCCTAAATGATCTGAACAGTGGTGAAAATGAACAGAATGAGAGACGAAAGAAACTGCCCAATGTAGCCTCATTTCCCAACACAG GCAAAGTGACTGATGCTGACATTGCAGCCATGAAAGCTCGTAGCAAGAAGGGTTCAAGTGGTGGCTCCAGGAAATTGCCAGTGCCAGGGGATGGTGTGCCACTCATGGCTAAAG CTCCAGAGCAGGAAGCCAGAAGTTAA
- the LOC144434707 gene encoding kinesin heavy chain-like isoform X3 gives MADPAECSIRVCCRVRPMNASELAAGGRPCVKVQDESAITIQGKVWVFDKIFKPNSTQEHVYNSCAKMIVKDVLEGYNGTIFAYGQTSSGKTHTMEGVLGDPDMQGIIPRIVQDIFNYIYTMDENLEFHIKVSYFEIYMDKIRDLLDVSKTNLSVHEDKNRVPYVKGASERFVSSPEEVMEVIDEGKANRHIAVTNMNEHSSRSHSIFLINVKQENIETQKKLSGKLYLVDLAGSEKVSKTGAEGTVLDEAKNINKSLSALGNVISALAEGTKTHIPYRDSKMTRILQESLGGNARTTIVICCSPAFYNETETKSTLNFGQRAKTIKNSVTVNVELTAEEWKKRYEKERDKNSKLRNQLQKLENELKRWRTGDTVPVDEQLNDNDEGLQDLIPENKPQVANAALSSDERTKFESERAKLYEQLDEKDLEIDSQSQLIEKLKQQMLDQEELIAATRRDYDSIQREMSRLQAENDSAKEEVKEVLQALEELAVNYDEKSKEVDDKKKENENLNEELNQKSTSLTSTEAELQQLKDTDAHQKKRVMEMLGSLMKDLGEIGTVVGGNAAEIKKPSLEISDKMDEEFTVARLYITKMKSEVKTLAQRCKTLETNTTTCNKKIEENETELASCRLLIQQHEARMKQLAETMKDVEGKKRTLEEAVDALNEKCAGLRAQEEVRSMAYEEKEKEHKGLQKSAEEVQAALEKQMETHREAHSKQLNSLRNEIQEKEDMIQNLKDEYQKLSLTHDNLQADFDKLKHDEGDKASKLQDLTLQLDRREQAKQDLKGLEETVAKELQTLHNLRKLFVQDLQSRVKKAIDGTANDDESGGSAAQKQKISFLENNLEQLTKVHKQLVRDNADLRCELPKLEKRLRATAERVKSLESALKDAKDSAMRDRKRYQHEVDRIKEAVRQRNMARRGHSAVIAKPIRPGQHPPMSGHHGGIRGGGGQVISPGDSTGIRGGSSYGVISQNQMNQMQNQRIINAAPHMDKSRSSGTLNDLNSGENEQNERRKKLPNVASFPNTGKVTDADIAAMKARSKKGSSGGSRKLPVPGDGVPLMAKGSYQLPGLE, from the exons GGTAAAGTATGGGTGTTTGACAAAATTTTCAAACCTAACTCAACGCAAGAACATGTCTATAACTCTTGTGCCAAAATGATTGTGAAAG ATGTACTGGAAGGCTACAATGGCACTATATTTGCATATGGACAGACATCCAGTGGTAAAACACATACCATGGAG GGAGTGTTGGGAGACCCTGACATGCAGGGTATCATACCACGTATTGTGCAAGATATATTTAATTACATCTACACGATGGATGAAAACCTAGAATTTCATATAAAG GTttcctattttgaaatttatatggATAAAATACGGGATCTTCTAGATG TTTCCAAGACAAATCTGTCAGTGCATGAAGACAAGAATAGGGTTCCATATGTCAAAGGTGCTTCAGAGAGATTTGTGTCAAGTCCTGAAGAGGTGATGGAGGTGATAGATGAAGGCAAAGCTAATAGACATATAGCAGTAACAA acATGAATGAGCATAGTTCACGAAGTCATAGTATCTTCCTAATTAATGTCAAACAAGAGAATATTGAAACACAGAAGAAACTCAGTGGTAAACTCTACCTGGTAGATTTAGCTGGTAGTGAAAAA GTTAGCAAAACTGGTGCTGAAGGAACAGTGTTAGATGAGGCTAAGAACATCAACAAATCACTATCAGCATTGGGTAATGTCATCTCAGCTTTGGCAGAAGGCACA AAAACTCACATCCCATACCGTGACAGTAAGATGACCAGAATTCTCCAAGAATCACTTGGAGGCAATGCCCGGACCACAATCGTCATTTGTTGCTCACCAGCTTTCTACAATGAAACAGAAACAAAATCTACTTTAAATTTTGGTCAGAG AGCCAAGACCATTAAGAACAGTGTGACTGTCAATGTTGAATTAACTGCTGAAGAGTGGAAGAAACGCTACGAGAAAGAACGCGACAAGAATTCCAAATTACGCAATCAATTACAGAAATTAGAGAATGAATTAAAGAGATGGCGAACTG GTGATACAGTTCCTGTTGATGAACAACTAAATGATAATGACGAGGGTCTACAAGACCTGATTCCAGAGAACAAACCACAAGTAGCCAACGCTGCACTGTCATCAGATGAAAGGACTAAATTTGAAAGTGAACGTGCTAAACTATATGAACAGTTGGATGAAAAG GACCTCGAAATTGACAGCCAGTCTCAGCTGATTGAGAAACTGAAGCAGCAGATGTTGGACCAGGAAGAACTGATTGCAGCCACCAGACGTGATTACGACAGTATCCAACGTGAGATGTCAAGGCTTCAGGCAGAGAATGACTCAGCCAAAGAGGAAGTTAAAGAAGTTCTACAAGCATTGGAGGAACTTGCTGTCAATTACGATGAAAAATCCAAGGAAGTAGAtgacaaaaagaaagaaaacgaAAATTTGAACGAAGAACTTAATCAGAAATCA ACCTCGCTAACCAGTACAGAAGCTGAGCTAcaacagttgaaagacactgatgCCCACCAGAAGAAACGTGTGATGGAGATGCTAGGAAGTCTGATGAAAGATCTTGGTGAGATTGGTACTGTCGTTGGTGGTAATGCAGCTGAAATCAAA AAGCCATCGCTGGAGATCAGTGATAAAATGGATGAAGAGTTCACTGTTGCCAGACTTTACATCACAAAGATGAAATCAGAAGTGAAGACTTTGGCACAACGCTGCAAGACATTGGAAACTAACACCACAACATGTAACAAGAAGATTGAAGAAAATGAAACAGAACTGGCTTCCTGTAGACTTCTCATTCAGcag CATGAAGCCAGGATGAAACAGCTGGCAGAAACCATGAAGGATGTTGAAGGGAAAAAGAGAACTTTGGAAGAAGCAGTTGATGCATTGAATGAAAAATGTGCTGGTTTGAGAGCACAAG AGGAAGTGAGATCAATGGCATATGAAGAGAAAGAGAAGGAACACAAAGGCTTACAGAAATCTGCTGAGGAAGTACAG GCTGCCCTGGAAAAACAAATGGAAACTCATCGGGAAGCTCACAGCAAACAACTGAATTCACTACGCAATGAGATCCAAGAAAAGGAAGATATGATCCAGAATCTTAAAGA TGAGTATCAAAAGTTGAGTCTGACCCATGATAACTTACAAGCAGACTTTGATAAGTTGAAACATGATGAAGGAGACAAAGCCTCCAAACTACAGGATTTGACTCTACAACTAGACAGACGTGAACAGGCCAAACAAGACCTGAAAGGCTTGGAGGAGACTGTG GCCAAAGAACTACAAACCTTGCACAATCTACGTAAATTATTTGTACAAGATCTACAGAGCAGAGTTAAGAAG GCAATTGATGGCACTGCCAATGATGATGAGAGTGGTGGGAGTGCAGCCCAAAAACAGAAGATCTCATTTCTTGAGAATAATCTAGAACAACTGACCAAGGTCCATAAGCAA TTGGTGCGTGACAATGCTGATCTTCGCTGTGAACTGCCAAAGTTGGAAAAACGTCTACGTGCTACAGCTGAGAGAGTCAAGTCTCTGGAGAGTGCTCTGAAAGATGCCAAGGACAGTGCTATGAGAGACAGGAAAAG ATACCAGCATGAAGTTGATAGAATCAAGGAAGCTGTCAGACAGAGAAATATGGCAAGGAGGGGACATTCTGCTGTAATTG CAAAGCCCATCAGACCTGGCCAGCATCCACCAATGTCTGGACATCATGGTGGTATCCGGGGAGGAGGGGGCCAAGTCATCAGTCCAGGAGACTCCACTGGAATTCGTGGCGGTAGTAGCTATGGTGTCATTAGCCAGAATCAAATGAACCAAATGCAGAACCAGCGTATCATCAATGCTGCCCCTCACATGGATAAGTC GAGGAGTTCTGGTACCCTAAATGATCTGAACAGTGGTGAAAATGAACAGAATGAGAGACGAAAGAAACTGCCCAATGTAGCCTCATTTCCCAACACAG GCAAAGTGACTGATGCTGACATTGCAGCCATGAAAGCTCGTAGCAAGAAGGGTTCAAGTGGTGGCTCCAGGAAATTGCCAGTGCCAGGGGATGGTGTGCCACTCATGGCTAAAGGTAGTTATCAGTTGCCTGGCCTAGAGTAG